From a single Sporosarcina oncorhynchi genomic region:
- a CDS encoding ABC transporter ATP-binding protein, protein MSVLTVNQLTKKYGKRKVLQGISFEIPKGEVIGLVGPNGAGKSTLMRSMLALEEVEQGSVTVQGVSNQNPDFFKYVSFLPSDNYLYMQLTGHDHLAFIANIYGLEQQDIDEVVDKIGIRSYVNQPVKSYSYGMRQHLLTALCILTKPLVILMDEPFNGLDPTSTIELKQLIRTLSAEGISILVSTHNLDILEDLTKTIWFIKEGKLFKATIELDGNMPYEIEVILPEGCTLNQIMSNSTLPFNETENGLLTASTHAVEMYLEWLLKKGSKIVRVQQSDANLEKIYMDFYGLNAETSKKEFEE, encoded by the coding sequence ATGTCGGTATTGACAGTCAATCAACTAACGAAGAAATACGGGAAACGTAAAGTGCTGCAAGGAATTTCATTTGAAATCCCAAAAGGGGAAGTAATTGGTCTCGTTGGCCCAAACGGTGCTGGAAAGTCTACGCTTATGCGTTCCATGCTAGCTTTGGAAGAGGTGGAACAAGGTTCTGTAACGGTGCAGGGCGTTTCAAATCAAAATCCCGACTTTTTTAAATATGTTTCTTTCTTACCGAGCGACAATTACTTATATATGCAACTGACAGGACATGACCATTTAGCATTTATAGCGAATATTTATGGACTTGAGCAACAGGATATTGATGAAGTGGTCGATAAGATAGGAATCCGTTCTTATGTGAACCAACCCGTCAAATCATATTCCTATGGTATGCGGCAACATTTGTTGACGGCTCTTTGCATCCTGACAAAGCCACTTGTCATTTTAATGGATGAACCGTTTAATGGCTTGGATCCAACGAGTACAATTGAATTGAAGCAATTGATTCGTACATTAAGTGCGGAGGGGATCAGCATACTTGTCTCAACCCACAATCTAGATATATTGGAAGACCTGACTAAAACGATTTGGTTTATTAAAGAAGGAAAACTATTCAAGGCAACTATTGAGCTGGATGGCAACATGCCGTATGAGATTGAAGTAATACTTCCAGAAGGATGTACATTGAATCAAATCATGTCGAACAGCACATTGCCTTTCAACGAAACCGAAAATGGTTTACTGACAGCGTCTACACACGCGGTAGAGATGTATTTGGAGTGGTTACTAAAGAAAGGCTCGAAGATCGTACGTGTCCAACAAAGCGATGCTAATCTGGAAAAGATCTATATGGACTTTTACGGCTTGAATGCCGAGACATCAAAGAAAGAGTTTGAAGAATAG
- a CDS encoding cold-shock protein, whose protein sequence is MEQGTVKWFNAEKGFGFIERQEGEDVFVHFSAIQSDGFKSLDEGQSVTFDIEQGQRGLQATNVQKA, encoded by the coding sequence ATGGAACAAGGTACAGTAAAATGGTTTAACGCAGAAAAAGGTTTTGGCTTCATCGAACGTCAAGAAGGGGAAGACGTATTCGTACACTTCTCAGCAATCCAGAGCGATGGCTTCAAATCTTTAGACGAAGGTCAAAGCGTAACTTTTGACATTGAGCAAGGACAACGTGGCCTACAAGCTACAAACGTTCAAAAAGCTTAA
- a CDS encoding YebC/PmpR family DNA-binding transcriptional regulator, with the protein MGRKWNNIKEKKASKDANTSAIYAKFGRELYVVAKQGDPDPELNQALRMVIERAKTYNVPRAIIDRAIEKAKGGGEENYDELRYEGFGPNGSMVIVDALTNNVNRTASEVRAAFGKNGGNMGVSGSVAYMFDATAVFGFSGKTADEVLELMMEEEIEVRDILEEDETVIVYAEPDQFHAVQEALASAGITEFSVAELTMLAQNEIELDADAQAQFEKMIVALDDLEDVQQVHHNVELGE; encoded by the coding sequence ATGGGTCGTAAATGGAATAATATTAAAGAGAAAAAGGCTTCGAAGGATGCGAATACAAGTGCGATATACGCAAAATTCGGTCGTGAATTATATGTAGTGGCAAAACAAGGTGACCCTGATCCTGAATTGAATCAGGCATTACGAATGGTAATTGAACGCGCGAAAACGTACAACGTACCAAGAGCCATCATTGACCGTGCGATTGAAAAGGCAAAAGGCGGCGGCGAAGAGAACTATGACGAGCTACGGTACGAAGGATTTGGTCCGAACGGTTCGATGGTTATCGTCGATGCATTGACAAACAATGTTAATCGTACCGCTTCTGAAGTTCGTGCAGCATTCGGTAAAAACGGTGGAAACATGGGTGTGAGTGGTTCCGTTGCTTACATGTTTGACGCTACGGCTGTATTCGGCTTTTCAGGAAAAACCGCTGATGAAGTGTTGGAGCTCATGATGGAAGAAGAGATTGAGGTTCGTGATATTCTTGAAGAAGATGAGACAGTGATTGTTTATGCAGAACCTGATCAATTCCACGCTGTGCAAGAAGCATTGGCAAGTGCAGGTATAACGGAATTTTCCGTTGCTGAATTGACGATGCTTGCACAGAACGAAATCGAATTGGATGCTGACGCACAAGCACAATTTGAAAAGATGATTGTCGCGTTAGATGATCTCGAAGACGTCCAGCAAGTTCATCATAATGTGGAGTTAGGAGAATAA
- a CDS encoding Crp/Fnr family transcriptional regulator, which translates to MTTEHCGHGDENKEMQKLCISIVPIFNHLTISEMNEIVKQTHSASHARGHTIYRAGDPSDGLYIVHKGRVKIYRLSENGKEQLVRILEPGDFTGELSLFNESVHDAYAETMQSTELCVMNRVDFQSFLLKYPAIGLKVMGEFANRLADSEKQTARIALETTETRIAMYLADLSEEGNSDDIKLPMTRKDLASHIGTSPETISRKLAEFEESGWIRQIGQRDIKILDLDALLLI; encoded by the coding sequence ATGACTACAGAACACTGCGGACATGGCGATGAGAATAAGGAGATGCAGAAACTTTGCATCTCAATCGTTCCAATCTTCAACCATTTAACGATTTCTGAGATGAATGAAATCGTTAAGCAAACACATTCTGCAAGCCATGCACGAGGTCATACAATTTACCGTGCAGGTGACCCGTCTGATGGTTTGTATATTGTCCATAAAGGACGGGTAAAAATTTATCGTTTATCCGAAAATGGGAAAGAACAATTGGTGCGTATTTTGGAACCTGGTGATTTCACAGGGGAACTTTCGTTGTTCAATGAGTCTGTGCATGATGCTTATGCTGAAACGATGCAGTCAACAGAGCTATGCGTTATGAACCGGGTAGATTTCCAGTCCTTTTTATTGAAATATCCGGCAATCGGATTGAAAGTGATGGGCGAATTTGCGAACCGTTTAGCAGATTCAGAAAAACAGACTGCACGAATCGCGCTTGAAACAACGGAAACGAGAATCGCCATGTACTTAGCTGATCTATCGGAAGAAGGAAATTCAGACGATATCAAATTGCCAATGACACGAAAAGACTTGGCATCGCATATTGGAACTTCTCCTGAAACAATCAGCCGGAAACTTGCGGAATTCGAAGAGTCGGGATGGATCCGACAAATTGGTCAGCGAGATATTAAGATTTTGGATTTGGATGCACTATTATTAATTTAA